In Pontiella desulfatans, one DNA window encodes the following:
- a CDS encoding serine/threonine protein kinase → MSAKPSNDDRLDDMAGKLYSLYDDEGESAEEFVGAIYSELRSFGDRYVDARVLARGGMKKISRVFDTKTGRQVAMAELRANAPLELYEPFLREARLTSLLEHPNIISVHDTGLLPDGRPFFTMDLKRGDSLADILRKSKMPHEQLLEIYIKLCDAISYAHSQKVLHLDLKPENIQVGRFGEVFICDWGLGKIIGSDESEGIEFDEILFNPDLLNNMTLSGELKGTPGYMAPEQFEKGGIKTCGTDVYALGCLLYAILTQKPPFAGTAEEIRKQTLAGKIVSPMSAFPNKSIPKGLNAVTMKALALSPSDRYASVAELRDDVKNYLSGFATTAENAGFLKEASLFYKRNRPACLVGVAAMGVVVLTTSLFIVKLQNNIVEINRSNERTTAQRHKAEEASRRYRDELVRYTRLLGSLSGDLKVESQELARSLIYSDPVLALELSMQRLKFLLSDEDEANVSSQIGYTYFIMQDFASANEYFDPQNPVFEDLMPISRKYEVLKTGTLLTIGQLVELINELAAHRKDRKPLLEKILVYDHATREGLLEYDQVVGAVLRGWNKEWTDGRFEYDPRGGHLKMTGEHLVKFALISENTSGESPIRFLDVNHLEVQGTGLKDLNEIKTLPIQSLDMRDTAVDDLSPIGLFSSLETLVVSKNRFSRRQLAELPQTLKVVER, encoded by the coding sequence ATGAGCGCAAAACCTTCCAACGACGATAGACTTGACGATATGGCCGGGAAGCTTTACTCGCTCTATGATGATGAGGGGGAATCGGCGGAGGAGTTCGTGGGGGCGATCTATTCCGAGCTGCGAAGCTTTGGCGACCGCTATGTCGATGCGCGGGTGTTGGCGCGGGGTGGCATGAAGAAAATCAGCCGTGTATTCGATACGAAAACCGGGCGGCAGGTCGCGATGGCCGAGCTTCGCGCCAATGCCCCGCTGGAACTATACGAACCCTTTCTTCGCGAAGCCCGGCTCACCTCCTTGCTGGAGCATCCCAACATTATTTCAGTGCACGACACCGGGCTTCTGCCGGATGGACGTCCTTTCTTCACCATGGATTTAAAGCGGGGCGATTCGCTGGCCGATATCCTGCGGAAGAGCAAAATGCCGCATGAGCAGTTGCTTGAAATCTACATCAAGCTTTGCGACGCCATTTCCTATGCCCACTCCCAGAAGGTCCTGCACCTCGACCTGAAGCCGGAAAACATCCAGGTCGGCCGGTTTGGCGAAGTGTTTATCTGCGATTGGGGCTTGGGGAAAATCATCGGGTCGGATGAAAGCGAGGGAATCGAGTTCGACGAAATTCTTTTCAATCCCGACTTGCTCAACAACATGACCCTCTCCGGGGAACTTAAAGGCACGCCCGGCTACATGGCGCCGGAACAGTTTGAAAAAGGCGGCATCAAGACCTGTGGAACCGACGTCTATGCACTGGGTTGCCTGCTTTATGCGATCCTCACCCAGAAGCCGCCCTTCGCAGGGACGGCCGAGGAGATCCGCAAGCAAACGCTGGCGGGGAAGATCGTTTCTCCAATGAGCGCATTTCCGAACAAATCCATTCCCAAAGGGCTGAATGCCGTCACCATGAAAGCGCTGGCGCTGAGTCCTTCCGACCGCTACGCCTCCGTGGCGGAGCTGCGCGACGATGTGAAAAACTATCTCTCGGGTTTTGCGACCACCGCGGAGAATGCGGGGTTTCTAAAGGAAGCCAGCCTGTTTTATAAGCGCAACCGGCCGGCGTGCCTGGTCGGGGTCGCGGCGATGGGGGTTGTTGTGCTAACGACATCGCTGTTCATTGTCAAACTCCAGAACAACATTGTGGAAATCAATCGGTCGAACGAGCGCACGACGGCCCAGCGCCACAAGGCGGAGGAGGCTTCGCGGCGCTACCGCGATGAGCTGGTCCGCTATACCCGGCTGCTGGGCAGCCTCTCCGGGGACCTGAAGGTGGAATCGCAGGAGTTGGCGCGTTCCCTGATCTATTCCGACCCCGTCCTGGCATTGGAGCTTTCGATGCAGCGGCTGAAGTTCCTGTTGTCGGATGAAGACGAGGCGAATGTTTCATCGCAGATTGGCTACACCTATTTCATCATGCAGGACTTTGCGTCCGCCAATGAATATTTCGATCCCCAAAATCCGGTCTTCGAGGATCTGATGCCGATCAGCCGCAAGTACGAGGTGCTCAAAACGGGAACGCTCTTGACGATCGGGCAGCTGGTTGAGTTGATCAACGAGTTGGCGGCGCATAGGAAAGACCGCAAGCCATTGCTGGAAAAAATCTTGGTCTACGACCACGCCACGCGGGAGGGTCTTCTCGAATACGACCAAGTGGTGGGGGCGGTGTTGCGCGGTTGGAATAAAGAATGGACCGATGGACGGTTCGAATATGATCCGCGCGGCGGCCACCTCAAGATGACCGGGGAGCATCTGGTAAAGTTTGCACTCATCTCCGAAAACACCTCGGGCGAGAGTCCGATCCGCTTCCTCGATGTGAACCACCTGGAGGTGCAGGGAACCGGGCTGAAGGATCTCAACGAAATCAAAACCCTCCCGATCCAATCGCTCGATATGCGGGATACGGCGGTGGACGATTTAAGCCCCATCGGTCTGTTTTCTTCGCTGGAAACCCTGGTTGTATCCAAAAACCGGTTTTCCCGCAGGCAGCTTGCCGAACTGCCCCAAACGCTGAAGGTGGTCGAGCGCTAG
- a CDS encoding endonuclease/exonuclease/phosphatase family protein, whose product MKFLLYNICYGTHGNQKKLPLLGMLGRTSNHLDEIIDFIGELNPDVVGLIEVDSGSYRSQRKSQVEEIAEKLGHFHSYRSKYASDSRWQSIPIYNKQGNAFLAKDTIQNEKYHYFERGMKKLVIELELEKVTFFLVHLALSYKVRQDQLLHLYHMIKATNRPYILAGDFNAFLGEKELQLLQAASGLQNADPSLQPSYPSKNPRKHLDFILHSPKIKINKFEMPRVELSDHLPLVVDFDIIDTDANEVNQ is encoded by the coding sequence ATGAAATTCTTGCTGTACAACATTTGCTATGGAACCCACGGGAACCAGAAAAAACTACCCCTGCTGGGAATGCTGGGCCGCACGAGCAACCATCTGGACGAAATCATCGATTTCATTGGCGAACTCAATCCCGACGTGGTGGGGCTGATCGAGGTGGATAGCGGATCCTACCGCTCGCAACGCAAGAGCCAGGTGGAGGAGATTGCCGAAAAGCTGGGCCACTTCCATTCCTACCGCTCCAAATACGCGTCCGATTCCAGGTGGCAGTCCATCCCCATCTACAACAAGCAGGGGAACGCGTTCCTGGCCAAGGATACGATCCAGAACGAGAAATACCACTATTTCGAACGGGGGATGAAAAAGCTGGTGATCGAGCTGGAGCTGGAGAAAGTTACCTTCTTTCTCGTTCATTTGGCCCTGAGCTACAAGGTGCGGCAGGATCAGCTCCTGCACCTCTACCATATGATCAAGGCGACCAACCGCCCCTATATCCTGGCGGGCGACTTCAACGCCTTCCTCGGCGAGAAGGAGCTGCAGCTGCTGCAGGCCGCAAGCGGGTTGCAGAATGCGGATCCATCGCTCCAGCCCTCCTATCCCAGCAAAAATCCGCGCAAGCACCTCGACTTCATCCTTCACAGCCCCAAAATAAAGATCAACAAATTCGAGATGCCCCGGGTTGAGCTTTCAGACCATTTGCCGCTTGTGGTGGATTTCGATATTATCGACACTGATGCAAACGAGGTGAATCAATGA
- the cls gene encoding cardiolipin synthase gives MEPATHDLTFWVVISTGLHIVAFIGVTLHALKRRRNASATVLWIFVAWSLPLFGPLLYLSFGIDRVPLKGLAKKAANQLMQLQRNKQHEEAGQGHLGFRALPGKLSNQQSRELNQSIDELNPDHPLLDCNHITPLVGGDEAYPLMLQAIRSAKNHIHMQSFIFNRDDTGRKFLEALKAKAEEGVQVRLMFDTFGSTHAYLGGMFRKYRTVQKLEICGWTQANPLKRQFQINLRNHRKNLVVDGKVAFFGGVNIAGENITSKGRKAIRDYHFKVEGPLVHELQYSFLSDWFFMTEDSIENLLQSPHFPKAQACGSAMARIIDSGPSAPPELVGEAFFNAIVLAKTQILVVTPYFVPTVDILKALRSAARRGIDVRIVVPEKNNHRYAGLASKALFEELLSAGVRIFLRKPPFIHAKAMVVDDGIALVGTANLDVRSLELNYETTVLFEDQNAVNKLKLMVLEDISLSTELNLNEWLQRPSLQKLAENLAALMTPVL, from the coding sequence ATGGAACCAGCGACTCACGATCTCACATTCTGGGTGGTCATCAGCACCGGGCTGCACATCGTCGCCTTCATCGGCGTCACGTTGCATGCGCTGAAACGCCGGCGCAATGCCAGCGCCACCGTCCTCTGGATCTTTGTGGCATGGTCGCTCCCCCTGTTCGGCCCCCTGCTCTACCTTTCGTTCGGCATCGACCGTGTTCCGCTCAAGGGCCTTGCAAAAAAGGCGGCCAACCAACTGATGCAGCTCCAGCGGAACAAGCAGCATGAGGAGGCGGGCCAAGGGCACCTGGGCTTCCGCGCCCTCCCCGGTAAACTTTCCAACCAACAGAGTCGCGAGCTGAACCAATCGATCGACGAGCTCAATCCCGATCATCCGCTACTGGACTGCAACCACATCACCCCGTTGGTCGGCGGCGACGAGGCCTATCCGCTCATGCTCCAGGCCATTCGCTCCGCCAAGAACCATATCCACATGCAAAGCTTCATTTTCAACCGCGACGACACCGGCCGGAAATTCCTCGAAGCCCTGAAGGCCAAGGCCGAGGAGGGCGTGCAAGTCCGGCTCATGTTCGATACGTTCGGCTCAACCCATGCCTACCTCGGCGGCATGTTCCGCAAATACCGCACCGTCCAGAAGCTGGAAATCTGCGGATGGACCCAGGCCAACCCCCTCAAACGCCAGTTCCAGATCAACCTGCGCAACCATCGGAAAAACCTGGTGGTCGATGGCAAGGTCGCCTTTTTCGGAGGGGTGAACATTGCCGGTGAAAACATCACTTCAAAAGGTCGCAAAGCCATCCGCGACTACCACTTCAAGGTCGAAGGCCCGCTCGTGCATGAGTTGCAATATTCCTTCCTGAGCGATTGGTTCTTCATGACGGAGGATTCCATCGAAAACCTGCTGCAATCCCCGCACTTCCCGAAAGCCCAGGCCTGCGGTTCCGCAATGGCGCGCATCATCGACAGCGGCCCCTCCGCCCCCCCCGAACTCGTGGGCGAGGCCTTCTTCAACGCCATCGTGCTGGCCAAGACGCAAATCCTCGTCGTCACCCCCTATTTCGTGCCCACCGTCGATATCCTCAAGGCCCTGCGCTCCGCGGCCCGCCGCGGCATCGATGTGCGCATCGTCGTCCCCGAAAAAAACAACCACCGCTATGCCGGACTCGCCTCCAAGGCCCTTTTCGAGGAACTGCTCTCCGCCGGCGTACGCATCTTCCTGCGCAAACCCCCGTTCATCCACGCCAAGGCCATGGTCGTCGACGACGGCATCGCGCTCGTCGGCACCGCCAACCTGGATGTCCGCAGCCTGGAACTCAACTACGAAACCACGGTGCTCTTCGAAGACCAGAACGCCGTCAACAAGCTCAAGCTCATGGTGCTGGAAGACATCTCGCTAAGCACCGAACTCAACCTCAACGAATGGCTCCAGCGCCCCTCCCTGCAAAAGCTCGCCGAAAACCTCGCCGCCCTCATGACCCCCGTGCTGTAG
- a CDS encoding PEP-CTERM sorting domain-containing protein (PEP-CTERM proteins occur, often in large numbers, in the proteomes of bacteria that also encode an exosortase, a predicted intramembrane cysteine proteinase. The presence of a PEP-CTERM domain at a protein's C-terminus predicts cleavage within the sorting domain, followed by covalent anchoring to some some component of the (usually Gram-negative) cell surface. Many PEP-CTERM proteins exhibit an unusual sequence composition that includes large numbers of potential glycosylation sites. Expression of one such protein has been shown restore the ability of a bacterium to form floc, a type of biofilm.), with the protein MRKQIVLVASLLAGGLLAQAQTQTWDPDGNSISDGGAGTWDLATGNWMTGATWVNGSDAFFGTGSYNVTLGTGVVVHDLSIAEGAGTVNIQSAVDDTALTVAGSSTWNLGGNTLHMVNTTPDTRLSMTSGETLTVTGGGTFNTGERPNDGTTGLWDVNGATLDFQADVLIGNQRSIGEFALVKLGANSTFINQRNAHQTFNNNWEFGGGTITFQNNWANNGNITVNGTVSGYADEFVIDMATPTSGNRLVYLNNSAAYTAGTNRIAEAVVQLNADHGLSSSVLVLGGVSGKNSYLNMNGHDQSTRGISNDIGNTREIRNNAAVTTSTLTVDVEAGNSFTYSANFNGAGVINLVKTGDGTQVIQRASGHTSALDTLSVEGGELVWNVGGSGNSGTVNVGINGTLSGSGILNGATTVAGNLMPGNSPGTLTLNDALTLESTATLTLEITGTDAGLYDVLLNDGGDTLTAGGTLVLDTTGYTAALNDTFTVFENWGGFSGGFDGISGTDLGGGMSFDTSNLLVDGTLTVVPEPGTLGMLVAMGGGLIWIRRVFMV; encoded by the coding sequence ATGAGGAAACAAATCGTGTTGGTGGCATCGTTGCTGGCAGGAGGCCTGTTGGCGCAGGCCCAAACCCAGACATGGGATCCGGATGGAAATTCCATCAGCGACGGCGGGGCCGGAACCTGGGATTTGGCAACGGGGAACTGGATGACGGGGGCAACCTGGGTCAACGGCTCGGATGCCTTTTTCGGAACAGGAAGCTACAACGTGACGCTGGGAACGGGGGTTGTGGTTCACGACCTGAGTATTGCCGAAGGAGCCGGGACGGTTAATATCCAATCAGCGGTGGACGATACGGCATTGACCGTAGCCGGGAGCTCAACCTGGAACCTGGGTGGAAATACCCTGCATATGGTCAACACGACTCCTGATACCCGTCTGAGCATGACCAGTGGAGAAACATTGACGGTAACCGGAGGTGGAACCTTCAATACCGGAGAGCGACCCAATGACGGGACGACCGGCCTCTGGGACGTCAATGGAGCGACGCTCGACTTTCAGGCCGATGTACTCATCGGCAATCAGCGCAGCATTGGCGAATTTGCGCTCGTGAAACTGGGAGCCAATTCAACGTTTATCAATCAGCGTAACGCACACCAGACGTTCAACAACAACTGGGAGTTCGGCGGCGGAACCATCACGTTCCAGAACAACTGGGCGAATAACGGAAACATAACCGTGAATGGAACGGTGTCCGGATATGCTGACGAGTTTGTAATTGATATGGCCACTCCCACCAGCGGGAATCGGCTGGTCTACCTGAATAATTCCGCAGCCTACACCGCCGGTACGAATCGGATTGCCGAGGCGGTGGTTCAACTGAATGCCGACCATGGTCTGTCCAGCTCGGTCTTGGTCCTCGGGGGTGTGTCAGGAAAGAACAGTTATTTGAATATGAATGGTCATGACCAATCCACCCGGGGCATTTCCAATGACATTGGAAACACCCGCGAAATTCGGAATAACGCCGCCGTCACAACCTCCACGCTCACCGTTGATGTTGAAGCGGGCAATAGTTTTACCTACTCCGCCAACTTTAATGGCGCGGGCGTGATTAATCTGGTGAAGACGGGAGATGGAACGCAGGTCATCCAGCGGGCCAGTGGACATACCTCGGCTCTTGATACGCTCTCGGTCGAAGGTGGCGAACTGGTTTGGAACGTCGGCGGTAGCGGAAATAGCGGTACGGTTAATGTCGGAATTAACGGTACACTCAGTGGTTCCGGCATCCTCAACGGTGCCACTACGGTGGCCGGCAACCTGATGCCGGGCAACAGCCCCGGAACACTGACCCTCAACGATGCCCTGACGCTGGAGTCCACCGCAACCTTGACGCTTGAAATCACCGGAACCGATGCCGGGTTGTACGATGTGCTGCTCAACGACGGTGGCGACACGCTGACTGCGGGCGGCACGCTCGTGCTCGACACCACAGGCTACACTGCTGCGCTGAACGATACCTTCACGGTCTTTGAAAACTGGGGCGGTTTTTCGGGTGGTTTCGACGGCATCAGCGGCACCGACCTTGGCGGCGGGATGAGTTTCGACACCAGCAACCTACTGGTCGATGGAACGCTGACAGTCGTCCCGGAGCCGGGAACACTGGGCATGCTGGTTGCCATGGGCGGCGGCCTCATCTGGATCCGCCGCGTGTTCATGGTTTAG
- a CDS encoding DUF4230 domain-containing protein, which translates to MNGFLIGMAATLVLVGAVWIWLKAKKSKPAKEIRVFSSIQQLKAIGQLSVYKVLTKEIVTETDHTWGEFGNRYLGWVLSGKKMAMIFEFEIDFRYNLQSPLFEIKERGEDSYSVTMPPCDYEVHIRDIRFYDEQGTKLLPWLLPDLLNGFISGGFSEEDKNKLVDAAKGHAQKQALELINNIQSEVQKSAKTTLESISRAFGATDIEFNFSTKSAPEIEVAVSEKIAS; encoded by the coding sequence ATGAATGGGTTTCTAATTGGAATGGCGGCCACGCTGGTGCTCGTGGGAGCGGTCTGGATTTGGCTGAAGGCAAAGAAGAGCAAACCGGCCAAGGAGATCCGGGTTTTCTCAAGCATTCAGCAACTCAAGGCGATCGGGCAGCTTTCGGTCTACAAGGTGCTGACGAAAGAGATCGTGACCGAAACCGACCATACCTGGGGCGAGTTTGGCAACCGCTATCTGGGTTGGGTGCTCAGTGGCAAGAAGATGGCCATGATCTTCGAGTTCGAGATCGACTTCCGCTACAACCTCCAGAGCCCGTTGTTCGAGATCAAGGAGCGGGGCGAGGATTCCTATTCGGTGACCATGCCGCCCTGCGACTACGAGGTGCACATCCGCGATATCCGGTTCTACGACGAACAGGGCACCAAATTGCTGCCCTGGTTGCTGCCCGACCTGCTGAACGGATTCATCAGTGGCGGATTTTCCGAAGAGGACAAGAACAAACTCGTCGATGCCGCCAAAGGCCACGCCCAGAAGCAAGCGCTGGAACTCATCAACAATATCCAGTCCGAAGTCCAGAAGTCGGCCAAGACCACGCTCGAATCCATCAGCCGGGCCTTTGGCGCAACCGATATCGAATTCAACTTCTCCACCAAGTCGGCGCCCGAAATCGAAGTCGCCGTCTCCGAAAAAATCGCCTCCTAG
- a CDS encoding RNA polymerase sigma factor, whose product MGNEWQTRQTLLMRAKNQDDDAAWEEFVKYYHDFIVMVLRQMNLYSGDFDDLTQDILIKIWKNLPAYIYDEDRSRFRTWLSRLIRNQVLNHIRATQRRNRKHTEALEDETAESLSVITEPDVEKIIEKEWMVYITRLALKNISSLFSERAIEAFSMSIDGKSTAQIAEHLGVKPNSVVKLRNRIKERLVKEIRFLREELEPE is encoded by the coding sequence ATGGGTAATGAATGGCAGACCAGACAGACGCTGTTGATGCGGGCAAAGAACCAGGACGACGATGCGGCCTGGGAGGAATTCGTGAAGTACTACCACGATTTTATCGTGATGGTTCTGCGGCAGATGAACCTCTATTCCGGCGATTTCGATGACCTGACGCAGGACATCCTGATTAAGATATGGAAAAACCTGCCCGCTTATATCTATGACGAGGATCGGTCGCGGTTCCGAACCTGGTTGAGCCGCTTGATCCGCAACCAGGTGCTCAACCACATCCGTGCAACGCAACGTCGTAATCGAAAGCATACGGAAGCCCTGGAAGATGAAACCGCGGAGAGTCTTTCGGTCATTACCGAGCCGGACGTGGAAAAGATCATTGAAAAGGAGTGGATGGTATACATCACCCGGCTGGCACTGAAGAATATTTCATCCCTCTTTTCCGAACGGGCGATCGAAGCGTTTTCCATGAGCATCGATGGCAAGAGCACGGCGCAGATTGCCGAGCATCTCGGGGTGAAACCCAACTCGGTCGTCAAGCTGAGGAATCGGATCAAGGAGCGCCTGGTTAAGGAAATCCGGTTCCTGCGCGAGGAATTGGAGCCGGAATGA